The following coding sequences lie in one Micromonospora sp. R77 genomic window:
- a CDS encoding beta-1,3-glucanase family protein: MRITRRFVGILAALVLATATSIGAATLARAVGPNLLPFTVTNSTGRADAVHLYVLGVDLTSGRLGYVNSDGAFTPWPAGGLPPTPAPDVSIPGPALGASTVLKIPRNLSGRVYFSFGEKLKFFLTPDGLVQPAPWAAGDPNRDILFDWSEFTYNDSGLWLNSSQVDMFAVPHVVSVTGADGATRSTGALVDDGRNKVIDAVRAQPGWGNSVQTRADGTVLRVLSPGKAADAGLFSATYLDPYVTAAWNTYATRTLTVAPFAEQPTVKYFGRTSGDTMTFTDGAGQRVASFTKPSSSDVWDCDGALAAPNDLVVGPIARTLCAALHRSTLAGRDVQPSGGPADFYQGTLTNHYSRIVHANMVDGKAYGFAFDDVQNQESLVHDGDPRAAGITLSPFGPGGGPTSPPPSPTPTSASPSPTVTSSPPPACDDGSGAMSRMLQANGSLTFLPRPATTVSLPAAAGNHDGTPTNAEVFTACGLNGRYAGGSTGFDLLVDAGTAAGDGVQARVSYDLTGDGTFDRVETYRYFATDPVTGVEHYRQTQGLASATGTLGDLRNGTVRVEVWNAIGGTATTLGVGNGSTITLPHSGDTPPPPSPTPSASVSVSDSPSPDPTMSPFGPQLYLEEPNLLWQRPAGTAQATIAAANGSWVGTPHTPRVYRSGNLTATYTGGTTSFRLLLDAGTAVGNGTQVRVSYDLTGDGTWDRVETYNYYATDPVVGWETYTQNQGHMSATGTLGNLRGGLVQVEVWNAIGSASTSLAVGDQSSIALPYTA; the protein is encoded by the coding sequence TTGCGCATCACGAGGAGATTCGTCGGAATCCTGGCGGCGCTCGTCCTGGCCACCGCCACATCCATCGGAGCGGCCACGCTGGCCCGGGCCGTCGGCCCGAACCTGCTGCCCTTCACCGTCACCAACAGCACCGGACGCGCCGACGCCGTGCACCTCTACGTGCTCGGCGTCGACCTCACCTCCGGCCGCCTGGGCTACGTCAACTCCGACGGCGCCTTCACGCCGTGGCCGGCCGGCGGCCTGCCGCCCACCCCCGCCCCGGACGTGTCCATCCCCGGCCCGGCCCTCGGTGCGAGCACCGTGTTGAAGATCCCGCGCAACCTGTCCGGCCGGGTCTACTTCTCCTTCGGCGAGAAGCTGAAGTTCTTCCTCACCCCGGACGGCCTGGTCCAGCCCGCCCCCTGGGCGGCCGGTGACCCCAACCGGGACATCCTCTTCGACTGGTCGGAGTTCACCTACAACGACTCCGGGCTCTGGCTCAACAGCTCACAGGTGGACATGTTCGCCGTACCCCACGTGGTGAGCGTGACCGGCGCCGACGGCGCCACCCGGAGCACCGGCGCCCTCGTCGACGACGGCCGGAACAAGGTGATCGACGCGGTCCGGGCCCAGCCCGGCTGGGGCAACTCGGTGCAGACCCGCGCCGACGGCACCGTGCTGCGGGTGCTCTCCCCCGGCAAGGCCGCCGACGCCGGCCTGTTCAGCGCCACCTACCTCGACCCGTACGTCACGGCCGCCTGGAACACCTACGCGACGAGGACGCTGACCGTGGCGCCCTTCGCCGAACAGCCGACCGTGAAGTACTTCGGGCGCACCAGCGGCGACACCATGACCTTCACCGACGGCGCCGGCCAGCGGGTCGCCTCGTTCACCAAGCCGTCCAGCTCCGACGTGTGGGACTGCGACGGGGCGCTCGCCGCCCCCAACGACCTCGTGGTCGGACCGATCGCCCGTACCCTCTGCGCCGCGCTGCACCGCTCCACCCTCGCCGGCCGGGACGTGCAGCCCTCCGGCGGGCCGGCCGACTTCTACCAGGGCACGCTCACCAACCACTACTCCCGGATCGTGCACGCCAACATGGTCGACGGAAAGGCGTACGGGTTCGCCTTCGACGACGTGCAGAACCAGGAGTCCCTGGTGCACGACGGCGACCCGCGCGCCGCCGGCATCACGCTCAGCCCGTTCGGCCCCGGCGGTGGACCGACCAGCCCGCCGCCGAGCCCCACCCCGACCAGCGCCAGCCCCTCGCCGACCGTGACCAGCAGCCCGCCACCGGCCTGCGACGACGGCAGCGGCGCCATGAGCCGGATGCTGCAGGCCAACGGCTCGCTGACGTTCCTGCCCCGACCGGCCACCACCGTGTCGCTGCCGGCCGCCGCCGGCAACCACGACGGCACCCCCACCAACGCCGAGGTCTTCACCGCCTGCGGCCTCAACGGCCGGTACGCCGGCGGAAGCACCGGCTTCGACCTGCTCGTCGACGCCGGCACCGCGGCCGGCGACGGGGTCCAGGCCCGGGTCTCGTACGACCTGACCGGCGACGGCACGTTCGACCGGGTGGAGACCTACCGCTACTTCGCCACCGACCCGGTCACGGGCGTGGAGCACTACCGCCAGACGCAGGGCCTGGCCTCCGCCACCGGGACCCTCGGCGACCTGCGCAACGGCACCGTACGCGTCGAGGTCTGGAACGCCATCGGCGGCACGGCGACCACCCTCGGCGTCGGCAACGGCTCGACCATCACCCTGCCGCACAGCGGTGACACCCCGCCCCCGCCGAGCCCCACTCCGTCGGCGTCGGTGTCGGTGTCCGACAGCCCGTCGCCGGACCCGACGATGAGCCCGTTCGGGCCGCAGCTCTACCTGGAGGAGCCGAACCTGCTCTGGCAGCGCCCGGCGGGCACCGCGCAGGCCACGATCGCGGCGGCCAACGGCAGCTGGGTGGGCACCCCGCACACGCCCCGGGTCTACCGGTCGGGCAACCTGACCGCGACGTACACCGGGGGCACGACCTCGTTCCGCCTACTCCTGGACGCCGGCACTGCGGTCGGCAACGGCACCCAGGTGCGGGTGTCGTACGACCTGACCGGCGACGGCACCTGGGACCGGGTGGAGACCTACAACTACTACGCCACCGACCCGGTCGTCGGCTGGGAGACCTACACCCAGAACCAGGGCCACATGTCGGCCACCGGCACCCTCGGCAACCTGCGAGGTGGCCTCGTGCAGGTGGAGGTCTGGAACGCCATCGGGTCGGCGTCGACCAGCCTTGCCGTTGGCGACCAGTCCAGCATCGCCCTGCCGTACACGGCCTGA
- the argC gene encoding N-acetyl-gamma-glutamyl-phosphate reductase, with the protein MGIRVAVAGASGYAGGELLRLVAGHPEFDLVAATAHSQAGQPVTAVHPQLAGLDLVLTATDPTTLADADLVFLALPHGESAALAAALPETVRVVDLGADHRLHDADAWAGWYGGPHAGAWTYGLPELPGQRAAIAAANRVASTGCYAVATTLALAPLIAAGAVFPADVVVVAASGTSGAGRSAKAHLLGSEVMGDLSPYKVGAHQHVPEIKQATGATSLSFTPVLAPMPRGILATVTAVPTGDGDPREVLAQAYADEPFVQVLPAGAWPHTAATAGSNSCHLQATVDVDSGRVIVVSAVDNLGKGAAGQAVQNANIMLGLPETTGLSVFGVAP; encoded by the coding sequence ATGGGCATCCGAGTAGCGGTCGCCGGAGCGAGCGGTTACGCCGGCGGCGAACTGCTGCGCCTGGTCGCCGGCCACCCGGAGTTCGACCTGGTCGCCGCCACCGCGCACAGCCAGGCCGGCCAGCCCGTCACCGCCGTACACCCGCAGCTCGCCGGGCTGGACCTGGTGCTCACCGCGACCGACCCGACCACCCTGGCCGACGCGGACCTGGTCTTCCTGGCGCTGCCGCACGGTGAGTCGGCGGCCCTGGCCGCGGCCCTGCCCGAGACGGTCCGGGTGGTCGACCTCGGCGCCGACCACCGGCTGCACGACGCCGACGCCTGGGCCGGCTGGTACGGCGGCCCGCACGCCGGCGCCTGGACCTACGGCCTGCCGGAGCTGCCCGGTCAGCGCGCCGCCATCGCCGCCGCGAACCGGGTCGCCAGCACCGGCTGCTATGCCGTCGCCACCACCCTGGCCCTCGCGCCGCTGATCGCCGCCGGCGCGGTCTTCCCCGCCGACGTGGTGGTGGTCGCCGCGTCCGGCACCTCCGGCGCCGGCCGGTCCGCCAAGGCGCACCTGCTCGGCAGCGAGGTGATGGGCGACCTGTCGCCCTACAAGGTCGGCGCCCACCAGCACGTACCGGAGATCAAGCAGGCCACCGGCGCGACCAGCCTCTCCTTCACCCCGGTGCTGGCACCCATGCCGCGCGGCATCCTCGCCACCGTCACCGCCGTCCCGACCGGCGACGGCGACCCGCGTGAGGTGCTGGCGCAGGCGTACGCGGACGAGCCGTTCGTGCAAGTCCTGCCCGCCGGGGCCTGGCCGCACACCGCCGCCACCGCCGGCTCCAACTCCTGCCACCTCCAGGCCACGGTCGACGTCGACTCCGGCCGGGTGATCGTGGTCAGCGCCGTCGACAACCTCGGCAAGGGCGCGGCCGGCCAGGCCGTGCAGAACGCCAACATCATGCTCGGCCTCCCCGAGACCACCGGGCTTTCCGTGTTCGGAGTAGCACCATGA
- the argJ gene encoding bifunctional glutamate N-acetyltransferase/amino-acid acetyltransferase ArgJ, translating to MTVTTPRGFRAAGVAAGLKAGGAADIALVVNDGPDATVAGVFTANRVKAAPVLWTQQVVRGGVVRAVVLNSGGANACTGPAGFQDTHATAEHTAAALTASSPRRRLGAGEVAVCSTGLIGERLPMQKLLPGVRGAIRELARDGGAAAAEAIMTTDTRPKTTVAKGSGWTVGGMAKGAGMLAPAMATMLCVLTTDAVAGPDTLDAALRAATRVTFDRIDSDGCMSTNDTVLLLASGASGVEPTEAELTATVTAACHDLAQQLIADAEGATKQIAIEVAGAATEDDAVEVGRSIARNNLVKTALFGNDPNWGRILAAVGTTSAAFEPDGVDVAVNGVWVCRGGAAAEDRSKVDLSGRDVTIRVDLHAGGTAATVWTNDLSHAYVHENSAYSS from the coding sequence ATGACCGTCACCACCCCCCGCGGCTTCCGGGCCGCCGGCGTCGCCGCCGGGCTCAAGGCCGGCGGCGCGGCCGACATCGCCCTCGTCGTCAACGACGGCCCCGACGCCACCGTCGCCGGCGTCTTCACCGCCAACCGGGTCAAGGCCGCACCGGTGCTCTGGACCCAGCAGGTCGTCCGGGGCGGCGTGGTGCGCGCCGTGGTGCTCAACTCCGGCGGCGCGAACGCCTGCACCGGCCCGGCCGGTTTCCAGGACACCCACGCCACCGCCGAGCACACCGCCGCGGCGCTCACCGCCAGCAGCCCCCGGCGGCGGCTCGGCGCCGGCGAGGTGGCGGTCTGCTCCACCGGGCTGATCGGTGAGCGGCTGCCGATGCAGAAGCTGCTGCCCGGGGTGCGCGGGGCGATCCGCGAGCTGGCCCGGGACGGTGGGGCCGCGGCGGCCGAGGCGATCATGACCACCGACACCCGGCCCAAGACCACCGTCGCGAAGGGCAGCGGCTGGACCGTGGGCGGCATGGCCAAGGGCGCCGGCATGCTCGCCCCCGCCATGGCCACCATGCTCTGCGTCCTCACCACCGACGCGGTGGCCGGGCCGGACACCCTGGACGCCGCGCTGCGCGCCGCCACCCGGGTCACCTTCGACCGGATCGACTCCGACGGCTGCATGTCCACCAACGACACGGTGCTGCTGCTGGCCAGCGGCGCGTCCGGCGTCGAGCCGACCGAGGCCGAGCTGACCGCCACGGTCACCGCGGCCTGTCACGACCTGGCCCAGCAGTTGATCGCCGACGCCGAGGGTGCCACCAAGCAGATCGCCATCGAGGTGGCCGGCGCGGCCACCGAGGACGACGCGGTCGAGGTCGGTCGGTCGATCGCCCGCAACAACCTGGTCAAGACCGCGCTGTTCGGCAACGACCCGAACTGGGGTCGGATCCTCGCCGCCGTCGGCACCACGTCGGCCGCGTTCGAGCCGGACGGCGTGGACGTCGCGGTCAACGGGGTCTGGGTGTGCCGGGGCGGCGCCGCCGCCGAGGACCGGTCCAAGGTCGACCTGAGCGGGCGGGACGTCACCATCCGGGTCGACCTGCACGCCGGTGGCACCGCGGCCACCGTCTGGACCAACGACCTGTC